A single Salmo trutta chromosome 14, fSalTru1.1, whole genome shotgun sequence DNA region contains:
- the pck1 gene encoding phosphoenolpyruvate carboxykinase, cytosolic [GTP]: MPPQLQSQNKAGVRVVQGDLGALSPAVKEFVETNINLCQPESLHICDGSEEENHTILAKLEEQGMIKKLTKYENCWLARTDPRDVARVESKTVIVTQEQRDTVPSPRVGGISQLGRWMSQEELDKAMDLRFPGCMKGCTMYVIPYSMGPVGSPLSKIGVELTDSPYVVASMRVMTRMGKAVLTALGNRDFVRCLHSVGCPLPLKKPLVNNWPCNPELTLIAHIPDRRTIVSFGSGYGGNSLLGKKCFALRIASRIAMEEGWLAEHMLILGITNPAGQKKYIAAAFPSACGKTNLAMLSPTLPGWKVECVGDDIAWMKFDDEGNLRAINPENGFFGVAPGTSAKTNPNAMETICKNTVFTNVAETSDGGVYWEGMDQELPEGVTVTSWKNNPWTSQDGEPCAHPNSRFCTPASQCPIIDPQWESPEGVPIEAIIFGGRRPEGVPLVYEAFSWQHGVFVGATMRSEATAAAEHKGKLIMNDPFAMRPFFGYNFGRYLSHWLSMAGRPKAKLPKIFHVNWFRKSQSGSFLWPGFGDNIRVLEWIFRRLDGEAGAMPSAVGYLPCKGSLNLEGLGENQVNLEELFGLSKDFWQKEVEDIRAYFDIQVNDDLPNEVAKQLECLEHRVRQM, from the exons ATGCCTCCTCAGCTGCAGTCCCAGAACAAGGCAGGCGTCCGGGTTGTCCAGGGGGACCTGGGGGCACTGAGCCCGGCCGTCAAGGAGTTTGTGGAGACTAACATCAACCTGTGTCAGCCCGAATCACTGCACATCTGTGACGGCTCTGAAGAGGAGAACCACACCATCCTGGCCAAACTGGAGGAGCAGGGCATGATCAAGAAGCTGACCAAATATGAGAACTG CTGGCTGGCCCGGACAGACCCCAGAGACGTGGCCCGCGTGGAGAGCAAGACGGTCATCGTGACCCAGGAGCAGAGGGACACGGTTCCGTCTCCACGAGTAGGTGGCATCAGCCAGCTTGGGCGCTGGATGTCTCAGGAGGAGTTGGACAAGGCTATGGACCTGCGCTTCCCAGGCTGCATGAAAG GTTGTACTATGTACGTGATCCCCTACAGCATGGGGCCTGTGGGCTCCCCCCTGTCTAAGATCGGAGTGGAGCTGACTGACTCACCTTATGTGGTGGCCAGTATGAGGGTGATGACCCGCATGGGCAAGGCTGTGCTGACCGCATTGGGAAACAGAGACTTTGTGCGCTGCCTTCACTCTGTTGGCTGCCCCCTGCCACTCAAAA agccccTGGTCAATAACTGGCCATGCAACCCTGAGCTCACCCTGATCGCCCACATTCCTGACCGTAGAACAATTGTGTCCTTTGGCAGTGGCTACGGAGGGAACTCCCTGTTGGGAAAGAAATGCTTCGCACTCCGCATTGCCTCCCGCATCGCCATGGAGGAGGGCTGGCTGGCCGAACACATGCTG ATCCTGGGCATTACTAACCCTGCTGGTCAAAAGAAGTATATTGCAGCTGCGTTCCCCAGTGCCTGTGGCAAAACCAACCTGGCCATGCTCAGTCCCACACTCCCTGGCTGGAAGGTGGAGTGTGTTGGGGACGACATCGCCTGGATGAAGTTCGATGACGAAGGCAACCTGAGAGCCATTAACCCAGAGAACGGCTTCTTTGGCGTGGCACCTGGAACCTCAGCAAAGACCAACCCCAACGCCATGGAAACGATTTGCAAGAACACCGTCTTCACCAATGTGGCCGAGACTAGCGATGGTGGTGTCTACTGGGAGGGCATGGACCAGGAACTCCCTGAGGGAGTCACGGTGACCTCCTGGAAGAACAACCCCTGGACATCCCAGGATG GAGAGCCCTGCGCACATCCCAACTCCCGCTTCTGCACTCCAGCTAGTCAGTGTCCCATCATTGACCCCCAGTGGGAGTCCCCTGAGGGCGTCCCAATTGAGGCAATCATCTTTGGGGGACGTAGACCTGAAGGTGTCCCCCTGGTTTACGAGGCCTTTAGCTGGCAACACGGCGTGTTTGTCGGAGCTACCATGAGATCAGAAGCCACAGCTGCCGCAGAGCACAAAG GCAAGTTGATCATGAATGACCCCTTCGCCATGCGGCCCTTCTTCGGCTACAACTTTGGCCGTTACCTGTCCCACTGGCTGAGCATGGCCGGGCGGCCCAAAGCCAAGCTGCCGAAGATCTTTCACGTCAACTGGTTCCGCAAGAGCCAGTCCGGCAGCTTCCTGTGGCCTGGCTTTGGGGACAACATCCGTGTGCTGGAGTGGATATTCCGCAGGCTGGATGGAGAAGCCGGAGCCATGCCCTCCGCCGTGGGCTACCTGCCCTGCAAGGGCTCCCTGAACCTGGAAGGCCTGGGGGAGAACCAGGTGAACCTGGAGGAGCTGTTTGGTCTGTCTAAGGACTTCTGGCAAAAGGAGGTGGAGGATATCAGGGCCTACTTTGACATCCAGGTCAATGACGATCTTCCCAATGAGGTGGCCAAGCAGCTAGAGTGTCTTGAGCACAGGGTGAGGCAGAtgtag